From a single Bacillus pumilus genomic region:
- a CDS encoding acyltransferase, with amino-acid sequence MRKTDRYPVTGVNSLRQVYRTVPFFKVVKNFIFIQLARYTPFMGMKNWIYRTFLRMKVGGDTAFALMVMVDLMFPEKITVGRNSVIGYNTTILCHEYLIKEYRLGEVYIGDEVLIGANSTILPGVTIGDGAIVSAGTLVHKDVPAGSFVGGNPMRMIYTKEEMKARQSMSAE; translated from the coding sequence TTGAGAAAAACAGATCGTTATCCTGTAACAGGGGTCAATTCATTACGACAAGTCTATCGGACGGTCCCCTTTTTCAAAGTGGTGAAAAACTTCATTTTTATTCAATTGGCACGTTACACACCTTTTATGGGAATGAAAAATTGGATATACAGAACCTTTCTTCGTATGAAGGTCGGTGGGGATACGGCGTTTGCTTTAATGGTTATGGTGGATCTCATGTTTCCTGAGAAAATCACGGTCGGTCGAAATAGCGTGATTGGCTATAACACGACCATTTTGTGCCATGAGTACTTGATTAAAGAGTACAGACTTGGGGAAGTCTATATTGGTGATGAAGTCCTAATTGGAGCCAATTCAACCATTTTACCTGGTGTGACCATTGGAGATGGGGCAATTGTATCTGCTGGTACACTTGTGCATAAGGATGTTCCAGCAGGCTCATTTGTTGGTGGAAATCCAATGCGCATGATTTATACGAAAGAAGAAATGAAAGCACGTCAATCTATGTCTGCTGAGTAG
- a CDS encoding NAD(P)-dependent oxidoreductase — protein sequence MKIGIIGATGKAGQEIVKEAQLRGHEVTAIVRDAKKVTDSTVTVIEKDVFHLQAEDIKGFDIIVNAFGAPAGQEHLHVEAGKKLIDILKEVPDTRLIVVGGAGSLFVDEAKTTRLVDTPEFPKEYVPTASQQGENLKDLQQTEGLKWTFLSPAAFFDPAGKRTGSYVKGKDQLIVNSKGDSYVSYADYAIALVDEIEQAAHVGERFTIVSEAE from the coding sequence ATGAAAATTGGTATTATTGGTGCTACAGGTAAAGCAGGACAGGAAATTGTCAAAGAGGCTCAATTAAGAGGACATGAGGTAACAGCCATCGTTCGAGATGCGAAAAAAGTGACAGATTCAACGGTAACTGTTATCGAAAAGGATGTGTTTCATTTACAAGCAGAAGACATTAAAGGCTTTGATATCATCGTCAATGCATTTGGTGCACCTGCTGGACAAGAACACCTTCACGTAGAGGCTGGGAAAAAGCTGATTGATATTTTGAAAGAAGTACCCGATACGCGTTTAATCGTTGTGGGCGGAGCGGGCAGTCTTTTTGTTGATGAAGCCAAAACAACAAGACTTGTTGATACACCAGAATTTCCAAAGGAGTATGTGCCTACTGCTTCACAGCAAGGTGAAAACCTCAAAGACCTTCAACAGACAGAAGGATTGAAATGGACATTCCTCAGCCCTGCTGCATTCTTTGATCCAGCAGGCAAACGCACAGGCTCTTATGTGAAAGGGAAAGACCAACTGATTGTTAATTCTAAAGGTGACAGCTATGTGAGCTATGCCGACTACGCCATTGCGCTTGTCGATGAAATAGAGCAGGCTGCCCATGTTGGAGAACGTTTTACCATTGTATCTGAAGCAGAATAA
- the ppaX gene encoding pyrophosphatase PpaX — protein MNESTINTVLFDLDGTLINTNELIIASFQHTLDHYYPEQYSREDILPFIGPSLFDTFSAMDPDLTDDMIQMYRTFNHEQHDLLVTEYETVLDTLKVLQDRGFKLGIVTTKIRDTVLMGLKLTGLEPFFEVIVTLDDVQNEKPHPEPVQLALSKLGSDPHEAVMVGDNYHDILSGQAAGTKTAGVAWSIKGEEALLKHRPDFMLKKMSDLLAIVGAD, from the coding sequence ATGAACGAATCAACTATTAACACCGTGCTATTTGATTTAGATGGCACATTAATCAATACGAATGAATTAATTATTGCTTCATTTCAGCATACGCTTGATCATTATTACCCCGAGCAGTACAGCCGTGAGGATATCCTTCCTTTCATCGGTCCATCTCTGTTTGATACATTTTCTGCAATGGATCCTGATCTGACGGATGACATGATTCAGATGTACCGAACGTTTAATCATGAACAGCATGATCTGCTTGTGACTGAATATGAGACTGTTTTAGATACTTTGAAAGTATTGCAGGATCGAGGATTTAAACTTGGAATTGTCACAACAAAAATACGTGACACAGTATTAATGGGATTGAAGCTGACCGGTTTAGAGCCGTTCTTTGAGGTGATTGTGACGCTCGATGATGTCCAAAATGAGAAGCCGCATCCGGAGCCTGTTCAGCTGGCATTATCCAAGCTTGGCAGTGATCCGCACGAAGCGGTGATGGTCGGCGATAATTATCACGATATTTTGTCTGGCCAAGCGGCAGGGACAAAAACGGCAGGTGTTGCTTGGTCGATTAAGGGAGAAGAGGCTCTTTTAAAGCATCGTCCTGATTTCATGCTGAAGAAAATGAGTGATCTCCTGGCGATTGTTGGAGCTGATTGA
- a CDS encoding ATP phosphoribosyltransferase regulatory subunit: MFMFEKPYGMRDSLPGLYETKKKVRHSLTEVMNGWGYRLMETPTLEFYDTVGVQSAITDTQLFKLLDQNGQTLVLRPDMTGPIARVAASKLHEQAYPLRVGYAANVFRAQEREGGRPSEFEQVGIELIGDGSISADAEVIALVVFALKNAGLKSFKIAIGHVALAETLFVDVLGNTDRANVLRRFLYEKNYVGYRQHVKQLPLSSIDKTRLLQLLELRGGQEVTERAEEIVVSQEGKEVLAQLKSLWETLEDYGCTEYIRLDVSMVSHMSYYTGILFEVFADHVGSVIGSGGRYDQLLAHFDAPAPATGFGLRLDRLLEALDVKEINEPQEAVIFSKEQRLEAFAFAEKERSKGKKIVLQDLAGIENIDAMTKAFEQVTYFIGARKGEQNG; this comes from the coding sequence ATGTTTATGTTTGAGAAACCATATGGTATGCGGGATTCATTACCAGGATTGTATGAGACGAAGAAAAAAGTGAGGCATTCATTAACAGAGGTCATGAATGGCTGGGGTTACCGTTTGATGGAGACGCCAACACTTGAATTTTACGATACAGTCGGTGTTCAATCGGCGATTACAGATACACAGCTCTTTAAGCTACTTGATCAGAACGGGCAAACCCTTGTACTGAGACCTGATATGACGGGGCCGATTGCGAGGGTGGCGGCTTCAAAGCTTCATGAACAGGCGTATCCGCTTCGCGTTGGGTATGCGGCCAATGTGTTCCGGGCGCAGGAAAGAGAAGGCGGAAGGCCATCAGAATTTGAGCAGGTTGGAATTGAGTTGATTGGTGACGGTTCGATTAGTGCAGATGCTGAAGTGATCGCTCTTGTCGTATTTGCATTAAAAAATGCCGGGCTAAAGTCCTTCAAAATTGCGATTGGGCATGTTGCTTTAGCAGAAACGTTATTTGTAGATGTATTGGGAAATACAGATCGTGCAAACGTTCTTCGCCGCTTCTTATATGAAAAAAATTATGTGGGATACCGTCAACATGTGAAGCAATTGCCACTTTCCTCCATCGACAAAACGAGACTGTTACAGCTTTTAGAGTTAAGAGGCGGTCAGGAAGTCACAGAGCGGGCAGAGGAAATCGTCGTTTCACAAGAGGGAAAAGAAGTGCTCGCGCAGTTAAAGTCGCTTTGGGAGACACTCGAAGATTACGGCTGTACAGAATATATCCGTTTGGATGTCAGCATGGTGAGTCATATGAGCTACTACACAGGCATTTTGTTTGAAGTATTTGCAGATCATGTTGGGTCTGTCATCGGAAGTGGCGGCAGATATGACCAATTACTGGCTCATTTTGATGCACCTGCACCAGCTACAGGATTCGGACTTCGTTTAGATCGTCTGCTTGAAGCGCTCGATGTAAAAGAAATCAATGAGCCGCAGGAGGCTGTGATTTTTAGTAAAGAACAACGGCTGGAGGCCTTTGCTTTTGCAGAAAAGGAAAGGTCAAAAGGGAAAAAAATCGTCCTGCAAGACTTAGCGGGAATTGAAAATATTGATGCAATGACCAAGGCATTTGAGCAGGTGACGTATTTTATCGGCGCGAGAAAGGGAGAGCAAAATGGGTAA
- a CDS encoding DsbA family protein: MNDQELSLIYVWDAYCGWCYGFSNSIRTLYENHPEMSLTLVSGGLFVGERSLPIKEYPHISEANQRISQLTGVEFGERYQKLLANGTFVLDSEAAAIGFSALRSVAPDRALYLAASMQKAFYQDGKSLSDDETYQEIALAHHLDPNIVIERMKTKEVINDAYVDFAKVQQLQVNGYPSLLLKNEDAYFSLGGGAMTAEKLEDRLKDIMKK; this comes from the coding sequence ATGAATGATCAAGAATTGTCTCTCATTTATGTATGGGATGCGTATTGTGGCTGGTGTTATGGATTTTCCAACAGTATCCGTACTTTGTATGAGAATCATCCTGAAATGTCACTGACGTTAGTATCTGGCGGCTTATTTGTAGGAGAAAGAAGTCTTCCAATAAAGGAATATCCACATATATCAGAAGCGAATCAGCGGATCAGTCAGCTAACTGGCGTTGAGTTTGGTGAACGTTATCAGAAGCTGCTAGCAAACGGGACATTTGTCTTAGACTCTGAGGCTGCAGCCATTGGGTTTTCAGCATTAAGATCGGTTGCTCCAGATCGTGCATTGTACTTGGCTGCATCGATGCAAAAGGCTTTTTATCAAGACGGAAAAAGCCTGAGCGATGATGAGACGTATCAGGAAATCGCTCTGGCACATCATCTTGATCCTAATATCGTCATTGAACGAATGAAAACAAAAGAAGTCATCAATGATGCGTATGTCGACTTTGCAAAGGTTCAGCAACTACAGGTGAATGGTTACCCTTCACTTTTATTAAAAAACGAGGATGCATACTTCAGCCTGGGCGGAGGTGCGATGACAGCTGAAAAGCTTGAAGACCGTCTGAAAGACATAATGAAAAAATAA
- the hprK gene encoding HPr(Ser) kinase/phosphatase, producing MPKVRTKDIMEQFHLELVSGEEGINRPITISDLSRPGIEMAGYFTYYPKERVQLLGKTELSFFEQLPERERKQRMMSLCTDITPAIILSRDREVPKELIEASNENGVPVLRSSLKTTRLSSRLTNFLESKLAPTTAIHGVLVDVYGVGVLLIGKSGVGKSETALELVKRGHRLVADDCVEIRQEDQDTLVGSAPELIEHLLEIRGLGIINVMTLFGAGAVRSYKRITIVMNLELWEQGKQYDRLGLEEEKMRIIDTDVPKLTIPVRPGRNLAVIIEVAAMNFRLKRMGHNAAEQFTSKLADVIEDNGQDE from the coding sequence GTGCCGAAAGTTCGTACGAAGGACATAATGGAACAATTTCATCTTGAACTGGTAAGTGGGGAAGAAGGGATTAATCGTCCCATTACAATCAGTGATCTTTCCAGACCAGGTATTGAAATGGCTGGATATTTTACATATTACCCAAAAGAAAGAGTTCAACTTTTAGGGAAAACAGAGCTTTCCTTTTTTGAACAACTCCCAGAACGCGAACGAAAGCAGAGAATGATGTCTCTTTGTACAGATATTACCCCTGCGATTATTTTGTCACGAGATCGTGAAGTGCCGAAAGAATTAATTGAAGCTTCAAATGAAAATGGCGTGCCTGTTTTACGATCAAGTTTAAAAACGACAAGACTTTCGAGTCGGTTGACCAACTTTTTAGAAAGCAAGCTTGCACCAACGACCGCCATTCATGGTGTGCTAGTTGATGTTTATGGTGTAGGTGTATTGTTAATTGGAAAAAGCGGAGTAGGAAAAAGTGAAACAGCCTTAGAACTAGTGAAGAGGGGACACAGGCTGGTCGCAGACGATTGCGTAGAGATCCGTCAAGAGGATCAGGATACGTTAGTTGGAAGTGCACCAGAGCTGATTGAACACCTTTTAGAAATCCGTGGTTTAGGCATCATTAATGTGATGACGTTATTTGGAGCGGGGGCTGTCAGAAGCTATAAAAGAATTACAATTGTGATGAACCTTGAGCTTTGGGAACAAGGTAAACAGTATGATCGTTTAGGACTTGAAGAAGAGAAAATGCGAATCATCGATACAGATGTACCGAAGCTGACCATCCCTGTACGACCAGGACGAAACTTAGCGGTCATCATTGAAGTGGCTGCGATGAACTTCAGGTTAAAACGCATGGGACATAATGCAGCGGAACAATTTACAAGTAAACTTGCCGATGTCATTGAAGACAATGGCCAGGATGAATAG
- the lgt gene encoding prolipoprotein diacylglyceryl transferase encodes MNDAIQPIDPIAFQLGPLSVHWYGVIIGVGALIGLWLALRECEKRGINKDTFIDLILFAIPIAIICARIYYVSFEWDYYQQHPNEIMKIWNGGIAIHGGLIGAVLTAIVFTKVKKVSFWKIADVAAPSILLAQAIGRWGNFINQEAHGEAVSRAFLENLHLPEFIINQMYIDGSYYHPTFLYESLWNLAGVVILLLLRRTSLRRGEIFLSYLIWYSIGRFFIEGMRTDSLMLTEHLRIAQMISIAIFVVAILLMIFRRIKGYASIPYKENNSSN; translated from the coding sequence ATGAACGATGCGATTCAGCCGATTGATCCGATTGCTTTTCAGCTCGGACCTCTTTCGGTTCATTGGTATGGTGTGATCATTGGGGTCGGTGCCTTGATTGGACTCTGGCTCGCACTGAGAGAATGTGAAAAAAGGGGAATCAATAAAGATACGTTTATTGACTTAATCTTATTTGCCATTCCAATAGCTATTATTTGTGCACGAATTTATTATGTATCCTTCGAATGGGATTACTATCAGCAGCATCCGAATGAAATCATGAAGATTTGGAATGGCGGAATTGCAATTCACGGCGGGTTGATAGGTGCTGTGCTGACAGCGATTGTCTTTACAAAGGTGAAAAAGGTCTCCTTCTGGAAAATTGCCGATGTAGCAGCACCTAGCATTTTACTAGCGCAGGCTATTGGGCGCTGGGGGAACTTTATTAACCAAGAAGCGCATGGTGAGGCTGTTTCAAGAGCCTTTTTAGAGAATTTGCATTTGCCGGAGTTTATTATTAATCAAATGTATATTGATGGGTCCTATTATCACCCAACGTTCTTATACGAATCTTTATGGAATCTTGCCGGTGTTGTGATCTTGCTTTTATTACGCAGAACATCGCTACGCCGAGGCGAAATTTTCTTGTCTTATTTAATCTGGTATTCCATTGGTCGTTTCTTCATAGAAGGAATGAGAACGGACAGTTTGATGCTGACAGAACATCTTCGAATCGCTCAAATGATTTCGATTGCCATTTTTGTAGTGGCTATTTTGCTGATGATTTTTAGAAGAATAAAAGGGTACGCATCGATTCCGTATAAAGAGAATAACTCATCGAATTAA
- a CDS encoding Rrf2 family transcriptional regulator, translated as MKISSRFTVAVHILALLSLEKGSLQTSEDIAGSVNTNPVVIRRIMSKLKKAGLISTSLGKGGSQLNRSEDDITLLHVYKAVEVVDEGELFQIHESPNPDCPIGANIQAVLELILCRAQSAMEQVLAEIKLSELTQVLIKKIG; from the coding sequence ATGAAAATCAGCAGCAGATTTACTGTCGCTGTCCATATTCTGGCCTTGCTATCACTTGAAAAAGGATCATTACAAACATCGGAGGATATTGCAGGAAGTGTGAATACAAATCCAGTGGTCATTCGCCGTATTATGAGTAAATTAAAAAAAGCAGGCCTAATCTCAACAAGTCTTGGCAAAGGTGGTTCTCAGCTGAACCGCAGTGAAGACGACATTACACTGCTTCATGTGTATAAAGCGGTTGAAGTCGTGGATGAAGGAGAATTGTTTCAAATTCATGAAAGCCCAAACCCTGACTGTCCGATCGGTGCGAATATTCAGGCTGTGCTTGAGTTAATCTTGTGTCGCGCTCAAAGTGCGATGGAGCAAGTGCTTGCTGAGATCAAATTAAGTGAACTAACGCAGGTGTTAATCAAAAAAATTGGATGA
- the hisG gene encoding ATP phosphoribosyltransferase, producing the protein MGKVLTMAMPKGRIFEEAAGLLRQAGYQLPEEFEDSRKLIIDVPEENLRFILAKPMDVTTYVEHGVADVGIAGKDVMLEEARDVYEVLDLNISKCHLAVAGLPGASWGGVAPRVATKYPNVASSYFREQGEQVEIIKLNGSIELAPLIGLADRIVDIVSTGQTLKENGLVETEHICDITSRFIVNPVSYRMKDMVIDEMAQRLARIIEGEETS; encoded by the coding sequence ATGGGTAAAGTGTTGACGATGGCGATGCCAAAGGGCCGAATATTTGAAGAAGCGGCAGGGCTGTTAAGACAGGCGGGATATCAGTTGCCAGAGGAATTCGAGGATTCAAGAAAGCTAATCATTGATGTACCAGAAGAAAACCTCCGCTTTATTCTAGCGAAGCCAATGGATGTGACGACGTATGTTGAGCATGGTGTAGCGGATGTTGGCATTGCGGGGAAGGATGTCATGCTCGAAGAAGCTCGTGATGTGTACGAGGTGCTCGATTTAAACATCAGTAAATGCCATTTAGCTGTTGCCGGATTGCCGGGAGCCAGCTGGGGCGGTGTCGCACCGCGTGTGGCAACAAAATACCCAAATGTCGCATCATCTTATTTTAGAGAACAAGGGGAGCAGGTGGAGATCATTAAGCTGAATGGCTCCATTGAATTAGCACCGCTCATCGGACTCGCCGATCGCATTGTGGACATTGTCTCTACAGGCCAAACACTTAAGGAAAATGGGCTTGTTGAAACGGAGCATATTTGTGACATTACGTCACGGTTTATTGTGAACCCTGTGAGCTACCGTATGAAGGATATGGTGATCGATGAAATGGCGCAGCGCCTTGCAAGAATCATTGAAGGGGAGGAAACATCATGA
- a CDS encoding C39 family peptidase: MKFIQTFILTLLCACLVYFGFIYVTQIDQVKKTAAPNEAAKEKENDTALAAEETRSTKKTDTTLSSLKGSKKAMDVILYNQMDAPKLYNGCEVTSLAMLLHYSGYEQVTKNALANEIKRVPLNYENGLKGDPHDGFVGDMENGPGLGVYHEPIYQLAKKYAGDQVVDLTGKPVKKAIYQSLEKGYPVWVITTSTFDKTDNIETWNTPNGKIDVTFNVHSVVITGYDKEHVYLNNPYGEKNQKVDRDQFEDSWEQMGRQAIIIQA, from the coding sequence GTGAAGTTCATCCAGACATTCATCTTAACTTTGTTGTGCGCTTGCCTCGTTTATTTCGGCTTTATATACGTAACACAAATCGACCAAGTCAAGAAAACAGCTGCACCCAACGAAGCAGCCAAAGAAAAAGAAAACGATACGGCGCTCGCCGCTGAAGAAACACGATCAACGAAAAAAACAGACACCACACTTTCTTCTTTAAAAGGAAGCAAAAAAGCCATGGACGTCATCCTCTACAATCAAATGGATGCCCCAAAGCTTTATAATGGTTGCGAAGTCACAAGCTTAGCGATGCTCCTTCATTACAGCGGCTATGAGCAAGTAACGAAAAACGCATTGGCGAATGAAATAAAACGTGTTCCGCTCAATTATGAAAATGGCCTAAAAGGAGACCCACATGACGGATTTGTAGGCGATATGGAGAATGGACCAGGTCTTGGTGTATACCATGAACCTATTTATCAGCTTGCGAAAAAATATGCGGGCGATCAAGTTGTTGACTTAACTGGAAAGCCTGTCAAAAAAGCCATCTATCAATCACTTGAAAAAGGGTATCCTGTCTGGGTCATTACCACATCCACCTTTGACAAAACAGATAACATCGAAACATGGAATACACCAAATGGCAAAATAGATGTAACCTTTAATGTGCATAGCGTGGTCATCACAGGCTATGACAAGGAGCATGTCTACTTGAATAACCCATACGGAGAAAAGAATCAAAAAGTCGATCGCGATCAGTTTGAGGACTCTTGGGAACAAATGGGTCGTCAAGCGATTATCATTCAAGCGTAA
- the hisD gene encoding histidinol dehydrogenase, translating into MNITCIREGETETLSLKRTLDTGTEAQRQAVQGIIQEVRKNGDAAVQSFTKQFDGVLIEDPLVTEEEMTNASERLDPAMIQVIQTAIRHIRTYHERQLTSSWFYHQRDGSMLGQKVTPLDAVGVYVPGGTAAYPSSVLMNVIPALVAGVERIVLVTPPGKDGRLSDAVLVAAKELGISEMYKMGGAQAIGALAYGTESIQSVDKITGPGNIYVALAKREVFGQVDIDMIAGPSEITVLADDTAIAHEVAADLLSQAEHDARASSILVTPSKTLAENVQAEVQAQLDTLPRKSIAAQSIQDYGRIYVTESMDRAVDVVNQLAPEHLEVLTAYPESILGQIKHAGAIFLGRYSPEPVGDYFAGPNHVLPTNGTARFSSPLGVTDFQKKTSIISYSQEAFETHRESIAAFARLEGLEAHARSIEARKREES; encoded by the coding sequence ATGAACATCACCTGCATACGAGAAGGTGAGACAGAGACGCTCTCACTCAAGCGAACTTTAGATACAGGAACGGAAGCGCAGCGTCAGGCTGTTCAGGGCATTATACAAGAAGTGAGAAAAAATGGTGATGCAGCTGTGCAGTCTTTTACAAAGCAATTTGATGGGGTGCTGATTGAAGATCCGCTTGTGACAGAGGAGGAAATGACAAATGCTTCCGAACGCTTGGACCCGGCTATGATTCAGGTGATCCAAACGGCTATCCGTCATATTCGCACATACCATGAGCGTCAACTGACATCCTCTTGGTTTTATCACCAGCGGGATGGCTCGATGCTTGGACAAAAGGTGACACCGCTCGATGCCGTTGGTGTGTATGTACCCGGCGGAACAGCTGCTTATCCATCCTCCGTTCTAATGAATGTAATTCCGGCGCTTGTCGCTGGGGTTGAACGAATTGTCCTTGTGACACCCCCAGGGAAAGACGGCCGTCTCTCTGACGCTGTACTCGTTGCTGCGAAGGAGCTTGGTATTTCTGAGATGTATAAAATGGGCGGTGCGCAGGCGATTGGAGCGCTTGCCTATGGAACTGAAAGTATCCAATCTGTTGATAAAATCACAGGCCCAGGCAACATCTATGTCGCACTTGCAAAGCGAGAGGTATTTGGTCAGGTAGACATTGATATGATTGCCGGTCCGAGTGAAATTACCGTTTTAGCAGACGACACGGCCATAGCTCATGAGGTGGCGGCTGATTTACTTTCGCAGGCAGAGCATGATGCACGGGCATCTAGTATTTTGGTGACCCCGTCTAAGACACTTGCGGAAAACGTGCAGGCTGAGGTGCAAGCGCAGCTAGATACCTTGCCAAGAAAATCAATTGCAGCACAATCCATACAAGATTATGGCCGTATATACGTAACAGAATCTATGGATCGTGCAGTAGACGTCGTCAACCAGTTAGCGCCAGAGCATTTAGAAGTGCTGACAGCATATCCAGAATCAATTCTTGGTCAAATCAAGCATGCAGGGGCGATTTTTTTAGGACGTTATAGCCCTGAGCCGGTGGGCGATTATTTTGCAGGACCAAATCACGTGCTGCCAACCAACGGAACAGCTAGATTTTCCAGCCCGCTTGGTGTGACTGATTTTCAAAAGAAAACGAGCATTATTTCATATAGTCAAGAAGCCTTTGAGACACATAGGGAAAGCATTGCGGCTTTTGCAAGATTAGAAGGGCTCGAAGCGCATGCTAGGTCGATTGAAGCGAGAAAGCGGGAGGAATCTTAA
- a CDS encoding nucleoside recognition domain-containing protein has product MGETWKNGLKAGLSTTWTLGKVIFPVTILVSILQHTPVMDWIIQFIRPFMGVFGLSGEAAIPLVLGNVLNLYAGIAAILTLDLPVREVFILAVMLSFCHNLIIESTVAAKVGLRVSVILLVRISLAVISAIVIHLVWQGGQEPAQYGLLTAAQTADVPSSWYMIVLLAFQKAVLGVLQLACIVIPLMIIIQFMRDLGWLHMLSKWLSPFTRMLGMKENTSMTMVAGLTIGLAYGAGVMIKAVEEDGVSKKDLTLAFIFLVACHAVVEDTLIFIPLGIPVWPLLVIRLVSAILLTAAISYIWRKRELAAVRKEAI; this is encoded by the coding sequence ATGGGGGAGACATGGAAAAACGGCTTAAAAGCAGGGCTATCAACCACTTGGACACTTGGAAAAGTCATTTTTCCGGTTACCATTCTCGTCAGTATCTTGCAGCATACGCCTGTTATGGATTGGATCATTCAATTCATACGTCCATTTATGGGGGTGTTTGGTCTTTCAGGAGAAGCAGCTATTCCGCTTGTATTAGGAAATGTGCTGAACTTGTATGCTGGCATAGCCGCCATCCTGACACTAGATCTTCCTGTGAGAGAAGTGTTCATTTTGGCGGTCATGCTGTCCTTTTGTCATAATCTGATTATTGAATCGACAGTGGCAGCAAAGGTTGGACTCAGAGTGTCTGTGATTTTGTTGGTCAGAATCAGTCTTGCTGTTATTTCGGCTATTGTCATTCATCTCGTTTGGCAGGGAGGCCAGGAGCCTGCACAATATGGACTTTTGACAGCGGCACAGACGGCTGATGTGCCTTCAAGCTGGTACATGATCGTCCTGCTTGCTTTTCAAAAAGCCGTACTTGGTGTGCTCCAGCTCGCTTGTATCGTTATCCCCCTCATGATCATCATTCAATTCATGAGAGATTTAGGGTGGCTCCATATGCTGTCTAAGTGGCTGTCTCCATTTACGAGAATGCTTGGAATGAAAGAAAATACGTCAATGACGATGGTAGCGGGATTAACCATTGGTCTGGCATACGGAGCCGGCGTGATGATCAAGGCGGTGGAAGAGGACGGTGTGAGTAAAAAGGATTTAACCCTTGCCTTCATTTTCCTTGTTGCCTGCCATGCAGTGGTCGAAGATACGCTGATTTTTATTCCACTTGGGATTCCAGTGTGGCCGCTTCTTGTCATCCGCCTAGTATCTGCTATTTTATTAACAGCTGCCATTAGCTATATTTGGCGGAAGCGGGAACTTGCAGCTGTTAGAAAGGAAGCCATATGA